A region of the Mesoterricola sediminis genome:
CCCCGCTTCCACAAGCTGGCGAAGACCGGCCAGCGGGGCGAAGGCATTCCGCCGGCCCCGGCCACCACGTTCAACGGCCACGCCACCCTGGCCACCGGCTGCTACCCGGAACACCACGGCATCGTCGGCAACCACTTTGTCGACCCCCAGAAGGGGCTGGTCACCCATTCGGCCAAGGCCGAGTGGCTCCAGCGTGAACCCCTGTGGGTGGCGGCCACCCGAAGCGGCGTGCGCACTGCGGTCTACCATTGGCCCTGCGCCGACGGCCCCTGGAACGGCGTCGCCCCGTGGCGGTTCGAGACCTTCAAGGAAGGCGTTCCGGATAAGGCCGCCCTGGCCTTCGCCGACCAGGCCCTCGCGGAGGGCGCCCGCCTGGTGATGGCCTACCTGTCCGGCACGGACACGGAAGGCCACGAGACCGGCCCCCAGAGCACCCGCACCGCCCGCAAGCTGGCCAAGCTGGACCGGGAGGTGGCCCCCTGGGTCGCCAAGCTCTCCCGCCGCTACCCGGGCATCCGCGTGCTGCTCCTGGCCGACCACGGCATGGTGCCCATGGGCCAGCGCATCGACATCCGGCCCCTCCTGGGCGGCCCCGCCCAGGTGGCCGCCCACGGCGGCGGCGCCTACGTCTATCCCGAGGGCGCCCTGGATCCCGGCGCGGTGGAGCGCCTGGGGGCCGCGGGCCTCAAGACCTGGACCCACGCCGAGATCCCGGCCGCCTTCCACCTGGCCGCCAACCCCCGCGTCGGCGCCCTGCTGGTGGAAGCCCCTCTGGGCGCCTGGATCGCCGGCGAGACCGAGCCCAGGCGGGTGGCCAGCGAGATCCACGGCCGGCACGGCGCCCACGGCTACTTCACCCCCAACCCGCCCATGAACACCTGGCTGGTGGCCCTGGGCACCGGCCGGACCACCCCCCTGCCGCCGACGCCCCTGTGGAACATCGCCCCCACCGTGG
Encoded here:
- a CDS encoding alkaline phosphatase family protein translates to MRPLTTLLFCSTLALSAEGPVVVLSFDGLGALQFTAHTMPRFHKLAKTGQRGEGIPPAPATTFNGHATLATGCYPEHHGIVGNHFVDPQKGLVTHSAKAEWLQREPLWVAATRSGVRTAVYHWPCADGPWNGVAPWRFETFKEGVPDKAALAFADQALAEGARLVMAYLSGTDTEGHETGPQSTRTARKLAKLDREVAPWVAKLSRRYPGIRVLLLADHGMVPMGQRIDIRPLLGGPAQVAAHGGGAYVYPEGALDPGAVERLGAAGLKTWTHAEIPAAFHLAANPRVGALLVEAPLGAWIAGETEPRRVASEIHGRHGAHGYFTPNPPMNTWLVALGTGRTTPLPPTPLWNIAPTVATWLNIRWAETPDGAPVKELLP